A genomic stretch from Thermomonospora umbrina includes:
- a CDS encoding MCE family protein translates to MRTAGAALKLGVFVTVTSLVTGILAITIANIRFTSTHEYKAIFTDAAGLLENDDVRAAGVRVGQVEGIRLHRGTEAEVTFRINKEGVFRTGLPRNVELNLRYRNLVGQRYIEITEDTPGPAGVYLRAGETIPKERTHPALDLTTLFNGFRPLFRALEPQEVNTLAMQIVQTLQGEAGTVNSVLAHVASLTGTLADRDQVIGRVIDNLNTVLGTIDRRHDQVNKLITDLRGLVGGLAADRAAIFDSVAAINQLTGTTTDLLKDVRPGLKNDIAGLNRLTDTLADNGKDLDRFFERTPHRMEELMHASSYGSWFNFYLCGMDARIALPGGPVYQTPRIQNENARCK, encoded by the coding sequence ATGAGGACCGCGGGCGCCGCCCTCAAGCTGGGCGTCTTCGTCACCGTCACCTCGCTGGTGACCGGGATCCTGGCGATCACCATCGCCAACATCCGGTTCACCTCCACCCACGAGTACAAGGCGATCTTCACCGACGCGGCCGGGCTGCTGGAGAACGACGACGTCCGGGCGGCCGGCGTCCGGGTCGGTCAGGTGGAGGGCATCCGGCTGCACCGGGGGACCGAGGCCGAGGTCACCTTCCGGATCAACAAGGAGGGCGTCTTCCGGACCGGGCTGCCGCGCAACGTGGAGCTGAACCTGCGGTACCGCAACCTGGTCGGACAGCGCTACATCGAGATCACCGAGGACACGCCCGGCCCCGCCGGGGTCTACCTGCGGGCCGGGGAGACCATCCCCAAGGAGCGCACCCACCCGGCGCTCGACCTGACCACCCTGTTCAACGGCTTCCGCCCGCTGTTCCGGGCGCTGGAGCCGCAGGAGGTCAACACGCTGGCGATGCAGATCGTCCAGACGCTCCAGGGGGAGGCCGGCACCGTCAACAGCGTGCTGGCGCACGTGGCCTCGCTGACCGGCACGCTGGCCGACCGCGACCAGGTGATCGGACGGGTCATCGACAACCTCAACACGGTGCTGGGCACCATCGACCGGCGGCACGACCAGGTCAACAAGCTGATCACCGACCTGCGCGGACTGGTCGGCGGGCTGGCCGCCGACCGGGCGGCGATCTTCGACTCGGTCGCCGCGATCAATCAGCTCACCGGCACCACCACCGACCTGCTCAAGGACGTGCGACCCGGCCTGAAGAACGACATCGCCGGGCTGAACAGGCTCACCGACACGCTGGCCGACAACGGCAAGGACCTCGACCGGTTCTTCGAGCGCACCCCGCACCGGATGGAGGAGCTGATGCACGCCTCCTCCTACGGCTCGTGGTTCAACTTCTACCTGTGCGGGATGGACGCCCGGATCGCCCTTCCGGGCGGCCCGGTCTACCAGACGCCCCGGATCCAGAACGAGAACGCGAGGTGCAAGTAG
- a CDS encoding MCE family protein, whose amino-acid sequence MKPFRERNPVPIGLASFAVLGALAFAAANIGDLPIIGGGTEYSAQFKEAAGLRSGEEVRIAGVKVGKVTGMDLVGDHVKVTFEVDEGVRLGDRTGAEIKIKTMLGSHYLALKPHGGGRLREEIPVARTAVPYEVVPAINDLSERIGQIDHKQVAQSFQVLSETFENSPEEIRASLKGLRRLSETISSRDTELHELAGRARSVSKLLADRNADFARLIEDADVILREVRARREVIHQLLVRTVLLSQQVNALISENEAELKPMLANLGRVNDILLRNQKNLDRLIELSGAATRQGADATGSGRWFDSYIQNLIPVPASLQNSPGGDGGQGERGPGGDGGQGGQPGGGQPSTPRPSKDNPLPFLP is encoded by the coding sequence ATGAAGCCGTTCCGGGAGCGCAATCCGGTGCCGATCGGTCTGGCGTCCTTCGCGGTCCTCGGGGCGCTGGCGTTCGCCGCCGCCAACATCGGCGACCTGCCGATCATCGGGGGCGGCACCGAGTACAGCGCGCAGTTCAAGGAGGCGGCCGGGCTGCGCAGCGGCGAGGAGGTCCGGATCGCGGGTGTCAAGGTCGGCAAGGTCACCGGCATGGACCTCGTCGGCGACCACGTGAAGGTCACCTTCGAGGTCGACGAGGGTGTCCGGCTGGGCGACCGCACCGGCGCCGAGATCAAGATCAAGACCATGCTGGGCTCGCACTACCTGGCGCTCAAGCCGCACGGCGGCGGCAGGCTGCGCGAGGAGATCCCGGTCGCCCGGACCGCCGTCCCCTACGAGGTCGTCCCCGCCATCAACGACCTGAGCGAGCGGATCGGGCAGATCGACCACAAGCAGGTGGCGCAGTCGTTCCAGGTCCTGTCGGAGACGTTCGAGAACTCCCCCGAGGAGATCCGGGCGTCCCTCAAGGGGCTGCGGCGGCTGTCGGAGACGATCTCCTCCCGGGACACCGAGCTGCACGAGCTGGCCGGCCGCGCCCGCAGCGTCTCCAAGCTGCTGGCCGACCGCAACGCCGACTTCGCCCGGCTGATCGAGGACGCCGACGTGATCCTGCGGGAGGTGCGCGCCCGGCGGGAGGTCATCCACCAACTGCTGGTCCGCACCGTGCTGCTGTCCCAGCAGGTGAACGCGCTCATCTCCGAGAACGAGGCGGAGCTGAAGCCGATGCTGGCCAACCTCGGCCGGGTCAACGACATCCTGCTCCGCAACCAGAAGAACCTGGACCGGCTGATCGAGCTGTCCGGGGCGGCCACCCGTCAGGGCGCCGACGCCACCGGCTCCGGCCGGTGGTTCGACTCCTACATCCAGAACCTGATCCCCGTCCCGGCCTCCCTCCAGAACTCGCCCGGCGGCGACGGCGGCCAGGGCGAGCGCGGCCCGGGCGGGGACGGCGGACAAGGCGGGCAACCGGGGGGCGGGCAGCCGAGCACCCCACGGCCCAGCAAGGACAACCCGCTGCCCTTCCTCCCGTGA
- a CDS encoding MCE family protein yields the protein MSRQVITVRNFASILRLGVAIGVVAALVAAGVVLTREPERHHLSAYFDRAVGLYPGADVRILGIPVGKVTEVTPKGDSVLVEMTYEARRKVPAGAKAMIVSQTLVSDRFVQLAPVYKGGPTLRDGVTLGTDRTEVPVEVDQVGGSLNDLSKALGPQGANRDQSLSRLLQVGADTLQGQGDDLRQTIADTSRMLSTLSEDRGDVAATIKNLKVITDAMVASDRQIRQFNEHLAGVSGQLAGEKEELSAALNTLGPTLRNVQRFIKDNRGGLSTNVRQLAQVTGVLVKQRKAFTEFLEQGPLFINNLARAYDPISGTIGTRANLSVNFSNLADWICSLTYSVGTPAKQCLNFLGPVNGLGKALSHLSLDLSWITALTTHYDPEPIPPDAYGPNDPRNPRTGGQGVTGGGRQNPDGDTQRRGGDFRSLLPGGGR from the coding sequence GTGAGCAGGCAGGTCATCACCGTGCGCAACTTCGCTAGCATCCTCCGGCTCGGCGTCGCGATCGGCGTCGTCGCGGCCCTGGTCGCCGCGGGTGTCGTGCTGACCCGTGAACCGGAGCGGCACCATCTGTCGGCCTACTTCGACCGGGCCGTCGGTCTGTACCCCGGCGCGGACGTCCGGATCCTCGGCATCCCGGTCGGGAAGGTCACCGAGGTCACCCCCAAGGGCGACTCGGTCCTCGTCGAGATGACGTACGAGGCCCGCCGCAAGGTCCCCGCCGGCGCCAAGGCCATGATCGTCAGCCAGACCCTGGTGTCGGACCGGTTCGTGCAGCTCGCCCCCGTCTACAAGGGCGGGCCCACGCTGCGGGACGGCGTGACCCTCGGCACCGACCGCACCGAGGTGCCGGTCGAGGTCGACCAGGTCGGCGGCAGCCTGAACGACCTGAGCAAGGCCCTCGGCCCCCAGGGCGCCAACCGCGACCAGTCGCTGTCGAGGCTGTTGCAGGTCGGCGCGGACACGCTCCAGGGCCAGGGCGACGACCTGCGCCAGACGATCGCCGACACCTCGCGGATGCTGTCGACGCTGTCCGAGGACCGCGGGGACGTGGCCGCCACGATCAAGAACCTCAAGGTCATCACGGACGCCATGGTCGCCAGCGACCGGCAGATCCGGCAGTTCAACGAGCATCTCGCCGGCGTCTCCGGGCAGCTCGCCGGGGAGAAGGAGGAGCTGAGCGCCGCGCTCAACACCCTCGGCCCCACGCTGCGCAACGTCCAGCGGTTCATCAAGGACAACCGGGGCGGGCTGTCCACCAACGTGCGGCAGCTCGCGCAGGTCACCGGGGTGCTGGTCAAGCAGCGCAAGGCGTTCACGGAGTTCCTGGAGCAGGGGCCGCTGTTCATCAACAACCTGGCCCGCGCCTACGACCCGATCAGCGGCACCATCGGCACCCGGGCCAACCTGTCGGTCAACTTCAGCAACCTGGCCGACTGGATCTGCTCGCTGACGTACTCGGTGGGCACCCCGGCCAAGCAGTGCCTGAACTTCCTGGGGCCCGTCAACGGTCTGGGGAAGGCCCTGTCGCATCTGAGCCTGGACCTGTCCTGGATCACCGCGCTGACGACGCACTACGACCCCGAGCCGATCCCGCCGGACGCGTACGGGCCCAACGACCCGCGCAACCCGCGCACGGGCGGCCAGGGCGTGACCGGCGGCGGCCGGCAGAACCCCGACGGCGACACGCAGCGGCGCGGCGGCGACTTCCGCTCGCTGCTGCCGGGAGGTGGCCGATGA
- a CDS encoding MCE family protein, which produces MSPLGRWAAVTTVCALALSGCGFRGVDSLPLPGGPDLGDRPITVRAEFANVLDLVPQSVVRLNDVAVGKVTEVELERGTTAGRSWHAVVTFKMRRDVRLPDNARAGISQTSLLGEKFVALSAPVGEAPSANPLGDDDLIPLTRTGRGAEIEEVLSAMSLLLNGGGLEQVSTITRELNAAMNGRTATIKSVLHRVDTFVGTLDTNRGAIVRAIDSIDRLGKRLADERVTIADTIEKAGPAVDILRRNRADLTKMLVSLDRLSKTTVKVIDDSQADLLANLRSLDTTLRNLNKAGATLPKSLETLSTFPFPATFDNVIRGDYANIHLSLDLDMKNLAQNLLGGTALEHLVKQGEQMRLMLKPPSLSVPQPPLGVLPDLPAGPGTGGAGGGDGSTPTPTTTPSPTPSGSPTGGGGLLPLPRAMAPAGAHGDLYTLMTGGYQ; this is translated from the coding sequence ATGAGCCCGCTGGGACGATGGGCGGCCGTCACGACGGTCTGCGCGCTGGCGCTGTCCGGCTGCGGCTTCCGCGGGGTGGACTCCCTCCCGCTGCCGGGCGGCCCCGACCTCGGCGACCGGCCGATCACGGTGCGGGCCGAGTTCGCGAACGTCCTCGACCTGGTGCCCCAGTCGGTGGTCCGACTGAACGACGTGGCCGTCGGCAAGGTCACCGAGGTCGAGTTGGAGCGCGGCACCACCGCCGGGCGCTCCTGGCACGCGGTGGTCACGTTCAAGATGCGCCGGGACGTGAGGCTGCCCGACAACGCCCGCGCCGGCATCAGCCAGACCAGCCTGCTCGGCGAGAAGTTCGTCGCGCTGTCCGCCCCGGTCGGCGAGGCCCCGTCGGCGAACCCGCTCGGCGACGACGACCTCATCCCGCTCACCCGCACGGGCCGCGGCGCCGAGATCGAAGAGGTCCTGTCGGCGATGTCGCTGCTGCTCAACGGCGGCGGGCTGGAGCAGGTCTCCACCATCACCCGGGAGCTGAACGCCGCGATGAACGGGCGGACGGCCACCATCAAGTCGGTGCTGCACCGGGTCGACACGTTCGTGGGCACCCTGGACACCAACCGGGGCGCCATCGTCCGCGCCATCGACAGCATCGACCGGCTCGGCAAGCGGCTGGCCGACGAGCGCGTCACCATCGCCGACACCATCGAGAAGGCCGGTCCGGCGGTCGACATCCTGCGCCGCAACCGGGCGGACCTCACCAAGATGCTGGTGAGCCTGGACCGGCTCAGCAAGACCACGGTCAAGGTGATCGACGACTCGCAGGCGGACCTGCTGGCCAACCTCCGGTCGCTGGACACCACCCTGCGCAACCTGAACAAGGCCGGCGCGACCCTGCCGAAGTCGCTGGAGACCCTGAGCACCTTCCCGTTCCCCGCCACGTTCGACAACGTGATCCGGGGCGACTACGCCAACATCCACCTGTCCCTCGACCTGGACATGAAGAACCTCGCCCAGAACCTGCTGGGCGGCACCGCTCTGGAGCACCTGGTCAAGCAGGGCGAGCAGATGCGGCTGATGCTCAAGCCGCCGAGCCTGAGCGTTCCGCAGCCTCCGCTGGGCGTCCTCCCCGACCTTCCCGCGGGCCCGGGAACGGGCGGCGCCGGGGGAGGCGACGGGTCCACCCCGACGCCGACCACCACACCGAGTCCCACCCCCAGCGGCTCGCCGACCGGCGGCGGGGGTCTCCTCCCGCTGCCCCGGGCGATGGCCCCGGCGGGCGCGCACGGCGATCTCTACACGTTGATGACCGGGGGGTACCAGTGA
- a CDS encoding MCE family protein — MILKRGVKIQLLAFLLITVVGVSVVAVRYVGLGRSALGREYTAYVDLTDSGGVFTNAEVTYRGVEVGRVGPIELTDTGIRVRLKLRTGKKIPFDGTVAVVGNRSAVGEQYIDLQPTKKPDASGDVPGPYLGDGGRYDTIAKENTRLPVGTAELLRNVDNLVSSVNPRHLRTIVDELQRAFNGSAADLQAILDDTDRLLKTAEEAYPDTRDLLNNGRTVLDTQRSQGGHIRRFARNLNVLTGQLRKDDPALRKTLDATVPFTAETSRLIDDLSPTLPVLLANMTTTGQIMTSRIAGLRSLFILYPVTLAGAFTVTPDDGTQHLGLVLNLDSPEPCTRGYEHVKKRWPQRTGHEEPRLDVGCKEPKDSEKVVRGSRNIPTQDRQPFPKVPPGATNGAGFPEGGAKRPADGGDSGDTGDAGDSGDAGAGPAAAPTTNGGVTTVSGNSLYVPVSSGSVELAGYDPSTGAVYGPDGTRYLLGYTGGQQRLLGDASWKMLLLGPLAR; from the coding sequence GTGATCCTCAAGCGCGGGGTCAAGATCCAGTTGCTGGCCTTCCTGCTGATCACGGTGGTCGGGGTCAGCGTGGTCGCCGTCCGCTACGTCGGGCTCGGCCGCAGCGCGCTGGGTCGGGAGTACACGGCGTACGTGGACCTCACCGACTCCGGCGGGGTGTTCACCAACGCCGAGGTGACCTACCGGGGTGTCGAGGTCGGTCGCGTCGGCCCCATCGAGCTGACCGACACCGGCATCCGGGTCAGGCTCAAGCTGCGGACCGGCAAGAAGATCCCGTTCGACGGAACGGTCGCGGTCGTCGGCAACCGGTCGGCGGTCGGCGAGCAGTACATCGACCTGCAGCCCACCAAGAAGCCCGACGCGAGCGGCGACGTGCCCGGCCCCTACCTGGGCGACGGCGGCCGGTACGACACGATCGCCAAGGAGAACACCCGGCTGCCGGTCGGCACCGCCGAGCTGCTGCGCAACGTCGACAACCTGGTCTCCTCGGTGAACCCGCGGCATCTGCGGACCATCGTGGACGAGCTGCAGCGGGCGTTCAACGGCTCCGCCGCCGACCTCCAGGCCATCCTCGACGACACCGATCGGCTGCTGAAGACCGCCGAAGAGGCGTACCCCGACACGCGCGACCTGTTGAACAACGGCCGGACGGTGCTGGACACCCAGCGTTCCCAGGGCGGGCACATCCGCCGGTTCGCCCGCAACCTGAACGTGCTCACCGGGCAACTCCGCAAGGACGACCCCGCGCTGCGCAAGACCCTGGACGCCACGGTCCCGTTCACGGCGGAGACGAGCAGGCTGATCGACGACCTGTCGCCGACGCTGCCGGTGCTGCTGGCCAACATGACCACCACCGGACAGATCATGACCTCCCGGATCGCCGGGCTGCGGTCGCTGTTCATCCTCTACCCGGTCACCCTGGCGGGCGCGTTCACCGTGACCCCCGACGACGGCACCCAGCACCTCGGTCTGGTGCTCAACCTCGACTCGCCGGAGCCCTGCACCCGGGGCTACGAGCACGTCAAGAAGCGCTGGCCCCAGCGCACCGGGCACGAGGAGCCCCGGCTGGACGTCGGCTGCAAGGAGCCGAAGGACTCCGAGAAGGTCGTCCGCGGCTCCCGCAACATCCCCACGCAGGACCGTCAGCCGTTCCCGAAGGTCCCGCCGGGCGCGACCAACGGCGCCGGATTCCCGGAGGGCGGCGCGAAGAGGCCCGCCGACGGCGGCGACTCGGGGGACACCGGTGACGCGGGCGACTCGGGTGACGCGGGCGCCGGTCCGGCGGCCGCGCCGACGACCAACGGCGGCGTGACCACCGTGAGTGGTAACAGCCTGTATGTGCCTGTTTCGTCCGGATCGGTCGAATTGGCCGGGTACGATCCATCGACCGGGGCCGTGTACGGGCCGGACGGCACGCGGTACCTGCTGGGCTACACCGGTGGCCAGCAGCGTCTGCTGGGCGACGCCTCTTGGAAGATGCTCCTGCTCGGACCCCTGGCGCGATGA